The following proteins come from a genomic window of Gemmatimonadaceae bacterium:
- a CDS encoding glycosyltransferase family 4 protein → MKPYALVTGDFVRTGGMDVANFHLARHLASRGGEVHLVAHRADAELLAMPGVVMHRVAKPLNSYLLGARLLARAGARWGRACRAQGGRQVVNGGNCASPDTNWVHYVHAGHAPEVATSPVDRMLRAWMHRRFVIEERAALAQARLVIVNSERTAQDLVAGVGVARGRIQTVYYGTDAAYHRPPTVAERRTARVALGWNDDVPAVAFVGALGDRRKGFDVLFRAWEALSRDASWDVRLAVIGSGRELPAWRDRATRAGFGSRVRFVGFTRDVRAVLWACDAIVAPARYEAYGLAVHEAVCCGLPAIVNANAGVAERLLGLEALQPAVPEDGDALADAMRRWRDARGAWADRALGLSAELRAWSWDDMGARIVEAMETAGAA, encoded by the coding sequence GTGAAGCCCTACGCGCTGGTCACGGGCGACTTCGTCCGAACGGGCGGCATGGACGTGGCCAACTTCCATCTGGCACGCCATCTCGCGAGCCGGGGCGGCGAAGTCCACTTGGTGGCGCATCGCGCCGATGCCGAGTTGCTGGCGATGCCGGGAGTGGTGATGCACCGGGTGGCGAAACCCTTGAACTCCTATCTGCTCGGCGCGCGGCTGTTGGCGCGCGCGGGCGCGCGGTGGGGGCGGGCGTGCCGGGCGCAGGGAGGGCGCCAGGTGGTGAACGGTGGCAATTGCGCGAGTCCCGACACCAACTGGGTGCACTACGTGCATGCGGGACATGCTCCCGAAGTGGCCACGTCGCCGGTGGATCGGATGCTGCGCGCGTGGATGCACCGCCGATTCGTGATCGAGGAGCGGGCGGCGCTGGCGCAGGCGCGTCTGGTGATCGTGAATTCCGAGCGCACGGCGCAGGATCTGGTGGCCGGCGTAGGCGTGGCGAGGGGCCGGATCCAGACGGTGTACTACGGCACCGACGCCGCGTATCATCGGCCGCCCACGGTTGCGGAGCGCCGCACGGCGCGCGTCGCGCTCGGATGGAACGACGACGTGCCCGCGGTGGCGTTCGTGGGGGCGCTGGGGGATCGGCGCAAGGGATTCGACGTGCTGTTCCGCGCCTGGGAGGCGTTGTCCCGTGACGCGAGTTGGGACGTGCGGCTGGCCGTGATCGGGAGCGGGCGCGAACTCCCGGCGTGGCGCGACCGGGCGACACGTGCCGGGTTCGGTTCGCGGGTACGGTTCGTGGGATTCACCCGCGACGTGCGCGCCGTGCTGTGGGCGTGTGACGCGATCGTCGCGCCGGCCCGGTACGAAGCCTATGGGCTCGCCGTGCATGAAGCGGTGTGCTGCGGGCTGCCCGCGATCGTGAACGCGAACGCGGGCGTCGCCGAGCGACTCCTGGGGCTGGAAGCGCTGCAGCCGGCCGTGCCGGAAGACGGCGACGCGCTGGCCGACGCGATGCGGCGGTGGCGCGATGCGCGGGGGGCGTGGGCGGATCGCGCCCTCGGCCTGTCGGCGGAGCTGCGCGCGTGGAGTTGGGACGACATGGGCGCGCGGATCGTCGAGGCGATGGAAACAGCGGGGGCCGCGTGA
- a CDS encoding class I SAM-dependent methyltransferase, which produces MFEPLTACWVCGGRELRPVHEAVFELSTYVDQDPPLAAYTGQHVALVRCATCGFSQPAALPALPGYFARMYDQRWSEDWMAHEYASGYKDLIFRSVLGELGRRLPPARRALLDLGAHVGRLLRMARDLGWTAEGVELNPQTSAFAAAATGLPVHRADASTLAEAGRRYDAVTFIDVLEHIPDPVSALVAARRVLAPGGWIAVKVPNGPVQLWKETVRARVTPGYRATVADNLVHVNHFSPRTLARALERAGFTHVEVGPAAPEIVQPGDAGWVKRSAVNGLRVAAYGLSRALPGGTRTPLALHLQAYAQVP; this is translated from the coding sequence ATGTTCGAACCGCTGACCGCGTGCTGGGTGTGTGGCGGAAGGGAGTTGCGGCCGGTGCACGAAGCCGTGTTCGAACTCTCCACCTACGTGGATCAGGATCCACCGCTCGCGGCGTACACCGGTCAACACGTGGCGCTGGTTCGTTGCGCCACCTGCGGTTTCTCGCAGCCGGCGGCGCTGCCCGCGCTGCCGGGATATTTCGCGCGGATGTACGACCAGCGGTGGTCCGAAGACTGGATGGCGCACGAGTATGCGAGTGGCTACAAGGACCTGATCTTCCGTTCGGTGCTCGGCGAACTCGGGCGGCGGTTGCCGCCGGCACGGCGCGCGCTGCTCGATCTCGGCGCGCACGTGGGGCGGCTGCTGCGGATGGCGCGGGACCTCGGCTGGACGGCGGAGGGTGTGGAGTTGAATCCGCAGACGTCGGCGTTCGCGGCGGCGGCGACGGGGCTCCCCGTGCACCGCGCCGACGCCAGCACGCTGGCCGAGGCCGGCCGCCGGTACGACGCCGTGACGTTCATCGACGTGCTGGAGCACATTCCGGATCCAGTATCGGCGCTGGTGGCGGCGCGGCGCGTGCTCGCGCCGGGCGGCTGGATTGCCGTGAAGGTCCCGAACGGGCCGGTGCAGTTGTGGAAGGAGACGGTGCGCGCGCGTGTGACTCCTGGGTATCGGGCGACGGTTGCGGACAACCTCGTGCACGTGAACCACTTCTCGCCGCGCACGCTGGCGCGCGCGCTGGAGCGGGCAGGCTTCACCCATGTGGAGGTCGGCCCGGCGGCGCCAGAGATCGTCCAACCGGGAGACGCCGGGTGGGTGAAGCGCTCGGCGGTCAACGGATTGCGGGTGGCGGCGTACGGACTGTCGCGCGCCCTGCCGGGTGGCACGCGGACGCCGCTGGCCCTGCACCTTCAGGCGTACGCGCAGGTGCCCTGA